From the genome of Medicago truncatula cultivar Jemalong A17 chromosome 2, MtrunA17r5.0-ANR, whole genome shotgun sequence:
ctttcttgtctTATAGGACTGATAATCACTGTATTCTCATAATGGTACTGCTACTCAGTTGTTTCAGGCCTGGGTCTAACTATCATATCTCAACTCatgaaataaatcaaattcaattcagtttttcttttcttttgtctcATAAGAACGAATGAATCTTATTTTGATACTGCTATTGTTGATTCAGGTCTGAGACTAACTATCATAATTCAACCCttgaaaataaacaattttcaaatttttcttttgtcagACCAGACTGAAAATCACCATATTTTCATAATGATATAGCAGAAAATGAGTTAggaaacaaagcattaaagcacaAGACTATGCTTGGAAGTTGGAAGTGAATATAATTCTATTCGGTTTTCCCCTTGATTCAATAATTAGCATATTAAATGGAGAAGCAAATCCAACAGACCTCGATTTCAAATGGCATTGATGGCCCTCCATTGTTGCTCTTGGGGTTCAACCGAGGCAGCAATGACTCTAGAAAAGCTTGCCCTCCTTTACTGGTGAAAAATCAATAGAGGCAGAAGTTTTGTTTTAGTTCAATGTCCCTTTATCATAGAAATAACGACAGTAATGCATCCcgtaatatatgaattatttcAGATTAAAACAATACCGATTATAGTCAAATATAAGTACACAGTCTTGCATTGCTATTGCTCGTAGTGAACCCAGGTTTAGAAGTATAGCATACTCACGGACCTAATACAAAGCAAGGAAATTGAATTGTTAGGAACAGAACTTGATATTTGATGCTATGTATTATATTCCCCTTTGCCACATATGGGGTGAACTTTCCGAAACAAAAcgggtgtgtgtgtgtggagtagattatttttatgtgtgtgtatttCAATAACAACTTTTCAATCAACCTTCATGATAGTTGATAGACTGATTAGattctcataaaaattaattacaataaTACTACAAAGAGCAGTCCATGGACATCTTCATGAAAATTAAATCTCCGTGTTTACAACCACAATAAGGTATTAAGAAATGATTGAGGGGGAAAGAAATTATACCAGCAAAGAAGGCATTgaatttgtcaaaaacaatGATGGATCCACACTTCTAACGTCCCGTGGACGAAGACCTGAATAATTGAACGCTCATCAAACATAAAacgaaaacaacaataataactaaTGATAGAAATATGTTAGCAGTGTTCAATAGCAGATGGTGTCattgtttcataaaaaataaaataaaaaaaaagagggtatcactacaaatataaaaataaaatacaagacTGCATGAGGTAGGTGCTAAAGGCCAATCAAAATACAATTGCTATGCAAATTACATTACAAAAATTGTGTTTATAAAAAAcctattttgaatttgaatttgtttgaaTTGACTCGTTTGATTGTATCTACTAGTATaaacaagaacaacaaccaagccttatcccactaagtaggGTCGGCtgcatggatcaaattacggcacaatgttctatcataaaccatatttggatccaaccCATTAATTAACCTCTaaatctttcctaatagtttctgttatagtttttctaggccTTCCTCTCCCTCTTTTGATATGACTTTCCTCCATCTGATGTACTAGTATAAACATTGTGATtatttgggagagcttatgaaaacagcatattacatgtctaagttgtttttagtttactttcataagctctccaggatagcttataagctcttcataacttatgaaaacaacttatagcttacatgaaaacaatttgactttattttctatttgattatagaaatagcttatacataaacacttatacgACAAGTGTTTATGCAACAAGGgctcaattaagttgtttatccacaACATGATTGCATGAATAAAAATACTAgctcaattaataacatttaaCTCACCACTAGACTTCAATAACTGTCTTCTATTGATTTTTCTAGTCGATACTGTCCCATCTGATTTCACTTCCACAACCTTCACGATTCACAAATAtagaaacagaaaaaaaaacagtgtaaaaaaaacgaaattagTAAAACTGAAGAATCtgcaacaaaattcaaaaacctgCTTAATTAGTTTTATCTTCCGAATTCTATGGTTTCAGTTCATtgaagtaagaaaaaaaaatctaaacaccacagcataatttcataattaAGCATAATAATTAAGATAATAGAACGAACTTCATAAACAGGTTCACGAATTCCGAGAGAAAGAGAATCTCCAGAAGAGGTTGTTGCAATCCTCGGAGACTCTATTGAAGAAGTTTTGCTCGGAGCTTGACCGTTTGATTCATCGGAATCAGACGCGACAGCTTCCGTTTCAGCGTCGTTCCACTGCTTCTCCTCCGTGGATCTACTGCATTTCACTGGCTTGAGTGCCGGCGGTGATGTAACGGAGATCGGTCTCCGGCGAAGAAGAGTGAGAGAATCATGGAATTGTGGTTCGGTGAGGTCGGAGAAGAAAAGGTAATTGGTGCGTGTGAGGAAAGGTTGGAAGCGAAAGTGAGGAGAAGTTAGAGTTAAAGCCATGTTAGTTAAATTCAGGAGTGGCGACGGTGGCAGTTACGGTGGTTTTGCATGCCGGGAACGGAATAAGGTAGGTAGTTGGAGCTGTGTAACGATTAAAACAGAAATGCATGAATAATTTATCCGGAtttggattttttattattattattattatatacactttttattttcacaaaaaaattgttagatttatcattttatttttttcacggTATTCTTGTAAGTTCTGATGAAGTTGATGGGATTGTAAAAAGAGGATAAGGATATTATTGGATAATAAGCAGAAAAAGGCAAAAAAGTGAAAggtttatttatgtttatttttctatttggtTATATTATTTGTGGCTCATATTTGGCTGCCAGTTCAAATTATAAGTGGGAGAATGCGACTCCTCCTCCTATCAACTTAGAGCATCTGTCATGCAAGAGATTAAGAACACAAAAAGTGTGAGAACGCCACTCCTCCTCCTATAACTTAGTTAAGCTTtcccgaaaaaaaaaaaaaaaaaaaaaaaaaaacttagttaaGCTTCACTTCAATAAAATAGGTTGTGTGAGTTTAACCGAATTGACAggatattgtataatatattaaGGTTGAGATTCGAACTACAAACAtctaatttattcattttaaaaagataaatttctaCCAGTAAATTATtagacaaaataatataaaaaaataaatttgattaagCCTTGTGACGATAAATTAGTTGGTGAAAATATTACTTAGTATGCATGAGTTATGGTTCGAACCACTAATCTATcgcttattcatcttaaaaagttaaattctgATCATTAAACTatttgggaaaaaaataatGGATTAAGTTTTAATACTGTCTTTTAGTTAACAACTTCAGAGATGATTTATGGACTCTCGTACATCCACCCGACACAACAtaatgagagagaaagaaacatAAAGAATAATGTAATAAATGTGATATGTTTGTGATGTGATAGAAAGAGAGATGAAGTCATCGTAAGCTTAACTCGGTTGGTAGGGGcagtgcataatatatgcaaagtctgaggttcgaacctcgcACACTAcccaaaaaaagagaaaaagagatggaaataaaatgaaaaggtaTAATATGTGAAGAGAAATGTGAAGTGTCTTCATGTAAGAGCTACAAAAAGAGTAATGGTTAtagacaaaataacattaattaaatgttttttcatGCCATCTCTCCTGGGATGAGTTGTTGGGGCAtcacttcaaatatttatatggTAAAATGTGATTGTATCTACGTTTccattttgctttttttttttcgggaCGTGCAAAATCACTCAAATGTATCAACAATGTGAAGAGGATAGTCGGCATGGGTAAGTTGTCTAAACATCTAAGATGGTTTAGGGATGTAGTAGATGTTTTTGGTCTTTATCTGCTTCTTCACTCCCCATTTAGTCAGATTAATTTACCCATGCGTTAAGTGTTCACAAAGCGGTGATATTAAGAGACTAGCGACTTTCACTTGCCCATTGGTGATTTGACCATCACACTCGATGATGTGTCATGCCTTTTGCACTTGATTATCTATGTAGGTTGATAAACCATCGAGCGCCAATAAGCAAAGAAGACATTGATGTGTTTCTTAATGTTATAATGATTATGACAAACTAAAAGGTTTTCACGTAACCTTTAGTTGGCTTCTTAGAATCTTTGATGATCATCACACGAAAACCTTGTAGCTCGATAGTGAACAAGGGATGGAACATAAGACTAGGTGTATATGAGCTTACTCACTTTACTTGGTTGGATGCACCATATCTACAGACACGGGTCAGCAATGCGTCATTGCGTTGTTTCTAGAGTACTTATGAGACCTCACTACGAATAATCAATGGTGTTGGGGGTGATGTGGCTCTAGCCTACCTCTACTACTACTTGGCCGAGATGACTAAGCTCCATATAACGCGGTTGGCTGGATACATGCCCCTATTGcatgtaatatatattttttgtaacatTTACGATGTTTGTAATTTAATATGTGTTTGTAATGTTTTTTTCAGCCTTGGATTATAGAGCATTTAACTGAGATATGCCCCTTTATAACCGACCTCATCTATAGTGAGGCCAAGCCACACATAGTCCGATTCATTCTTGGCAAGGGCCTTAACTCACCGTATAACTATAAGACCTTCTTCGATTGTATAGAGGTGGATGATGGTACATTCTGCCCCTATGTTAACCATCGTTAGACGCATCCGTTCGATGACATTGTTGGTACTCTGAATGGATAAAGTGAGGTTGCATAGCATGTGTTGAGGCACTATGGACGCATTTAGAGCATCCTTAGCCTCCAGCCTCCGTCGCATCAGAGTTAAATGTCTTTCAGATGGACCATGCATTTAAAGATTACTATTTGTATGTTGTACCTGAAGACATGTAAagtctatttatagagatatgTTGGCAAACTGTTGCGAGTTAAATTTTCTAGTTCTATAGGGTCTCCCATGCCATGTTATTGGCTCATGTAGAGGGAGATCCGCCTAAAGCACTAAATATGAAGGTTTTGTTAGAGGAGAACAATGTTACTGaatctgaaccttcaaccatccctgactctatccttgaatctgagtatatagatgaacagtTAATCaagcttagtgatgagattcagacactgattcttcgcagaacagttcctgtacctcctattcactatcttgatcagtggatggatctgaaaaagagttttgatgagctgctggatcagctaagcactaagtgtgtctcatctcactctgccatgctgcaaaagatgttggatgatatgcatgaagcagctaaagtgaaagagctgaattatgtgcctctgctggacatcactcctttctatcaagaagaagagtacatcacaagggctgcaagaattcatgctgggtataaaagaagaatgagagaaaaggatgagctgcTTAAGAAGAATGATGAGCAAATTAAGTATCTTTTGGAACAGATGtacaagcaagcccaaccttagttgcacacccatttttttttgcttgttttaatctttgttctaagtactttagttgcATTGCATTTGTATcttaacttttctatatatatatatattatcattgtttctggatcttgtgcttttcaccttcaatatgttttacaagctttaacttgttgatatttactgtttttaatgtTGTGTGCTCTGATATACTGTATTTTaaaggttatatgtttattgctctgatactctttcttttgtttttattctttttgttaatgACAAAAGGGGGGGTAAATGGATAgtattttaaggcactgagccccactataaccacttctaaacttttttaaatacttatgatattatttttatgagtattttattgaaatttaattaataagaatagaactcagggggagcttacaaacctcaccttaaagatctattagactcagggggagcttacaaacctctatcccagtggtcaacttattaattagatcaacaacaattgaatattttaaatactattgtttgtcatcatcaaaaagggggagattgttggaacaaaatgtgtttcacaatgaaccttattaagttttgatgataacaaggtattaaaaattgtcaattggttattactaataattgttcaagtgtacaggaccaaaggctactcaagttatttcaataggtcttggaagaacaatggaaagaaaaagaaattctgagcatctgaagaaaactgctcctgaagctgaagtgcttctgaagtaatgacgtcatcagaagcagaaggacatcagaagcaatatcttcaccagaagctacgtttgatcctttaatcaaactgaagattcaaagtagctgattctcaattcagtcttatccaagaagaacgaagaattgaaagggaggtatcaacggatatatggatagcactgagcacttgtctctcgttaatagagttgacaaagtacaagtgtacaaccactacctccactactctgttttctgtctacgctacaagacaaaacaacagccatgcctgcagaatttgtacgttcaagatgggaatgaatttgaagtttattcttcaaaggagtacacccaaatcaggcaaaggattactggtggataatcaaaggatttcaaacgactctttagacgtgctgattatctcaacgtctctttcacgcctctatataaaggtgtgaagacttgaagattgaagagagagatacataagttcaaaagcgccaaaactctgtcaatttgattctacaaagcacactgaatttctgcactgatttgatacatcttagaaattcaaagtctagagtctttactgtattgtattgtgaacaccactgattgtatatcaagtgttcaactcaaactcaattctctgtatttttgtttgattagaagtctcttgcctgcgtgcttgagcattagaagtctcttgcttagtgcttgagcattggaagactcttgcgtgtgtgcttgagcatttttgtgaagtctcatacttagaaagtattgagcagttgtaatctttgtgattatagtgaaatctccttggaagtgcaagggggactggactacttccgtgttgtggaaggaaccaggataactgcttgtgtcgttgtctttcttttctctgctctgttcttttccgctgcaatctgactctgatcatttcatcagaagcaatcaaactgcttctgaagttttatcagaagaagtttttttttaagagaaaaagaaaacacaattcaacccccccccccccccccttcttgtgtttttcaccttcaattggtatcagagcttgctctgttatcacagcacttaaccgtgttacagttcaagatctattagaaaaacatgtctggagatgaggaatcagttactacaaaatacacaagtgtcaagcatgactatgatactgctgacaagaaaacagactctggaaaagctccaaagtttaatggagatccagaagagttttcatggtggaaaacaaatatgtacagctttatcatgggattggatgaagagttatgggacatactggaagatggagttgatgatctggatttggatgaagaaggagctgctatagacagaagaatacatactcctgctcagaagaagctttataagaaacaccacaagataagaggaatcattgtggcttctatacctcgcaccgaatacatgaagatgagtgacaaatctactgctaAGGCTATATTTGCTTcactatgtgcaaactttgaaggcagcaagaaggtgaaagaggcttgttataccctgtttttggacctaaaaatactgggcccaatttcatttcaaactttgtcaactatcaaatttcaactgcacagttcaaattgtctctgcctcgtagttttttcaatcacaattttacctatgtttttcttgcataaaacctttcgaaatgtctttacttgtcttgtaagtcattcaaaagtgtctctgaatcattacattgctttttctacagtttatttcaaaatttgcaaaaagtcatacagaagggtattttggtcatttcctgcagtgggacccattttcatccttgtgactgtctctgagtcttttcagattgttttttttacatttcatcagtaaaccttgttaagttcatttcaaacttgcatctgagtcagtgtcgagttaatttgattctgtttaggtcatttttaaccctaggggcattttggtcatttcacataaaattttggcatggggaggttactttgaagtacctcatttaggccattggttcgttttagtccgttttgtcaattttatttgtgtttcgctttacgtttagtcaaattaccaattttattttttatttttattgttttattatttttgcatttttggtcctcaaagagttccaaaattgcagttcagtccagtttcttttccaattttcatttcagtcctttttgtcaattgcagtttagtcctcaagttcttatttttgcagaaaagtccaaagttcatttttcaggtccaagccgtgccatttccatacaaatccaggtgtcacattttcattggatctcaagtacacatgtcagattataaatagtgcacagtgccactcaAGGCCATTAattacacgccacatcacaaacagaaatcACACTCTCTCTCCcttcagttacagatcaaaatctcaaaatttctcaagaacaccaagaacaaaaaccctaaccgttttccagaaactcaaaaagttcatcagaatcaacaattttcggatcaatcctcagagattctgtggaatcttcatcatcgaattgatcatttctctgcaattcaaaacgcgagctcgcattgaagcaagctcaagcgttgatcacagaggaagaagaagagagaaagaagcgaagttctaaaccggcgaagaagatgaagaaacagaaccggtgaatcaccgatttattttcggtccaaagaacaagcaaaagaatcaaaaacagcaagaacagaatcaagttttccgaagaatctcacaaaatctccaatcaaaaacttcaggtaaaactcagaatctcttttcaaaagtaaatatCACGGTTAAACCTGTAAAAATCACGCGAGCAAGCATATCAAAAAtctccagaattcaaagaaaactatAACCGTAAACACCAAAACCTAGATCCGTGAGGAtcaaagttttgaaagcaagaacaagtacCAGAAAAGCAATGAataacgaaacgatgtagattcTTAAAGATCCAAACGTTTTCGTTCAAAAagatcaaaaaaatcaatttcaaaaccgtacaaAGTTTTTCAGATCTACATCATTTCAAGCTGTATTTGAGAAATTTCTTGctagattcgtgtttagggttaaaggacgaatcaaaagatgcaaaaatatttgagttctggaaatttttcaccggaaactgctaggtctcgccggagaagatgaagtttccggcggaccttcaaggtctccgccgtagcttcatcctcaccggcggtgagggtttagagagagatgagagaagagagaggggttagagagagaaagaagaatacgaaatgaaaaaaccggcgcgCTAGGGTTTTATATAGAGTGctagaccggaccggttcaagaccggtccaatcccatGCGTTGTGAgcctttagatctagggtttgggatcttggatcaatccaacgatcCCTGAGCGTTCCTGTGAGATCCGGATCCCTTGGCTTTGGGCCTGGGCCTCTTTTCTTTGCTTTTCTAcgtttttttggtttttcttgctatttgcactgcctttcttgctatctgaacctgttgCTTGCttacattttttacaaaaattcctaaaaaaaaattcctagctgtttcttgatgtatttttggCATTTCTATGTtgtttcttgcaaaaaaaatgtgttaaaatGGTGTGAACTAactccatgtgtttttacacttttgatatgcattttgctatgttttgttcttgacattttgatattatgatatgaatgaaagatgcctaatatggtgatgaatatgcctctggaaaTGTGCTTATTTTCATTGTGTTTGGAtctgattttatggatttcttgttttacaagcaataagtgtttatttttaggaataaaGTGGTAAATTTCTTTATGGACTTGGTGTGATATTTTGCATGCACATGTCTCTATTAATtgcatgtcatggcttgaaacaaaatttctttctaaattgccatgatgtgataaTTATGGGTCACTAGCATCTTTAGGTATCAtaccaaatgttttttttaggtttattaccactttattactttttctttgccatctttatgcatttccttttaattacttcctactattttgtgctttatgattactaaccatttcatctcatgtgccatacatttcatagcatttcaccacctcctccactttctttagcctagcatttatatttttgcaagtttcaattcatttggtgatgtaatttgttatcattggtttgtagcttggcaaaggggccatagaatgtatttaggcaatttttgtaatatggactatggacactatgacgcaccgacacgcatacactcaccttagatgtatgcataggattgtatggttaggtgaatgcttaggttttaaacacttagagaaaatccattttttttttcaaaaaaaaaacaattgaacttcacttcaaaaattttcataataaatatgaagtcaacacttcatttcttttcctttcttttttcttaagaaaaattcaattcatcttaatcatttagactttctttttaatcactaatcgaacctcactttttttgctaaatccaatgctcatgaagcctcccaatctccttcttcaaaaccattttttcaaaactaaaaatcaaacaattaaaacaaaaaaaaaaacaagtctttttagcaagaactacgccggttttgatcccgtaaaacggtacgtaggcaatgagtcaaaactcatccaagccgaaataaaaatcaaattctacttcttctcgcccccattcttaactaatcacactttcttttttacaaataagcaataaaactaaagcgtagaaataaacttaggagagcggttcttatggaataccataatcgctccgggtgcctaacaccttcccgtagcgaaaacgacccccgaatctagaactctttaagggtttttctccttttacccttcccaagaaaaaagagagatatcaacggtcgaaaggttcaagtccaattaatggcttggcacccaaaaaccatgataacaaggctaaagctttgatgctagttcatcagtatgaacttttcagaatgaaggatgatgagagtatagaagaaatgtactcaagatttcaaactttagtttctggattgcaaatactgaagaaaagctatgttgcttctgatcatgttagtaagattttgagaagcttaccttcaagatggagacccaaagtaactgctattgaggaagctaaggatctaaatactttaagtgttgaagatcttgttagctcactcaaagtgcatgaaatgagtttaaatgagcatgaaacctctaagaagagtaaatccattgctctaccatctaaaggaaagacttcaaaatcttccaaagcctacaaagccagtgaatctgaagaagaatcacctgatggagattctgatgaagatcaatctgtaaagatggctatgctgtccaacaagcttgagtatctggcaaggaagcagaagaaatttttgagcaagagaggtagct
Proteins encoded in this window:
- the LOC25487483 gene encoding magnesium transporter MRS2-11, chloroplastic encodes the protein MALTLTSPHFRFQPFLTRTNYLFFSDLTEPQFHDSLTLLRRRPISVTSPPALKPVKCSRSTEEKQWNDAETEAVASDSDESNGQAPSKTSSIESPRIATTSSGDSLSLGIREPVYEVVEVKSDGTVSTRKINRRQLLKSSGLRPRDVRSVDPSLFLTNSMPSLLVREYAILLNLGSLRAIAMQDCVLIFDYNRKGGQAFLESLLPRLNPKSNNGGPSMPFEIEVVEAALLSRIQRLERKLMDLEPRVQALLEALPNRITGDILEQLRISKQTLVELGSRAGALRQMLLDLLEDPDEIRRICIMGRNCTINKGNHNVECSVPLDKQVAEEEEEEIEMLLENYLQRCESCHGQAERLLDSAREMEDSIAVSLSSRRLEVSRVELLLQVGTFCVAVGALVAGIFGMNLKSYLEERVFAFWFTTSGIIIGGIVVFFIMYNYLRARKIF